Proteins found in one Flavobacterium channae genomic segment:
- a CDS encoding HTTM domain-containing protein, with protein MNKILFKNIDGIALIVFRILLGFLIVCESLLAIFHGWIDAILIQPKFTFNFIGFDWLQPLPGNGMYYYFGLIGLTGIGIILGFRYRLNIILFTILLSGVYFMQKEVYYNHYYLLLVISLIMIFLPANQEKSLDVKFGYVKKETTIPQWIILTFILLIGIVYTYAAIAKFYPDWLDGSFTKILLQRITARPYLLELFSQKWFYISFAYAGILFDLFLVPLLLYKRTRNFALIISILFHLFNSYTLRIGIFPYMALSFSVFFYEPERIRQLFFKEKIETNTNLNYFGKKLVHFLIIPFLIIQLLLPLRHYLIKGDVLWTEEGHRLSWRVMLRERTGKLNIKIVDNTTKKESVYDYHKNLTYIQSKQLAVCPDLIWQYCQRIKKEYKGKDISIYIDCKNSINGKPYQTLIDPSIDMAKAEWNYFWHNQWILLN; from the coding sequence ATGAATAAAATTCTATTCAAAAATATTGATGGTATTGCCTTAATAGTATTTCGAATATTACTTGGGTTTTTAATCGTTTGCGAAAGTTTACTAGCTATTTTTCATGGTTGGATTGACGCCATCTTAATTCAACCAAAATTCACATTTAATTTCATTGGATTTGATTGGCTCCAACCGCTTCCCGGTAATGGCATGTATTATTATTTTGGATTAATTGGATTAACCGGAATAGGTATAATACTAGGTTTTAGATATCGATTGAACATCATTCTTTTTACCATTTTATTAAGTGGAGTTTACTTTATGCAAAAAGAAGTGTATTACAATCATTATTACCTACTATTGGTGATTAGTCTAATCATGATTTTTTTGCCCGCTAATCAAGAAAAATCACTGGATGTTAAATTTGGCTATGTCAAGAAAGAAACTACAATTCCACAATGGATAATACTAACATTTATTTTATTAATTGGTATTGTTTACACTTACGCTGCAATTGCAAAATTTTATCCTGATTGGCTTGACGGAAGTTTTACCAAAATTTTACTGCAAAGAATTACAGCAAGACCCTATCTTTTAGAATTGTTTTCGCAAAAATGGTTTTATATCTCTTTTGCTTATGCAGGAATTTTATTTGATTTATTTTTAGTTCCATTATTGTTATATAAACGAACAAGAAACTTTGCTTTAATAATATCAATTCTTTTTCACTTATTTAATTCTTACACATTACGAATTGGCATATTCCCTTATATGGCTTTAAGTTTTTCAGTATTTTTTTATGAACCCGAAAGAATTAGACAGCTTTTCTTTAAAGAAAAAATCGAAACCAACACCAACCTTAATTACTTTGGTAAAAAATTAGTTCATTTCTTAATTATTCCATTCCTGATAATACAACTTTTATTACCATTAAGACATTATTTAATAAAAGGCGATGTTTTGTGGACAGAAGAAGGTCATAGATTGAGTTGGCGTGTGATGCTTCGCGAAAGAACCGGTAAACTCAACATAAAAATTGTAGACAATACCACGAAAAAAGAATCAGTTTACGATTATCATAAAAACTTGACTTACATTCAATCTAAACAATTAGCTGTTTGTCCTGATTTAATTTGGCAATATTGCCAAAGAATTAAAAAAGAATACAAAGGAAAAGACATCTCCATTTATATCGATTGCAAAAACTCCATAAACGGCAAACCCTATCAAACTTTAATTGATCCTAGTATTGATATGGCAAAAGCCGAATGGAATTATTTTTGGCATAACCAATGGATACTTTTAAACTAA
- a CDS encoding reprolysin-like metallopeptidase translates to MKRRILIFSFLLINLLASAQKSGAWKEVENSFEFTQTKLRREVLPVQYKLYSFDYEKFKAQLVNVPVREEFTGVSNVVVSFPMPNGAIEEFRIIEASTFEKSLQNQFPEIRSFAGQGVTNPSNVIRFSVSPYNGVSALIRSGSEGTTFIIDPISMDYKTVIVFDRVHTKKSGDFICTTEDAVQQFGQVFDRNADNNTVLNADDSTLRRFRMAQSCTGEYANYFGATSAAQVNLVLAAFNATYTRVNAIFEMDFNATMVLIANTTNVIYYNPSTDPYSASTNMDPWNLQLMNTLSSEIGNANFDIGHLFGASGGGGNAGCIGCVCSNDQTTTTYAGDPQVYPVAYKGSGYTSPANGIPMGDDFDVDYVAHEIGHQLGGNHTFSMSTENNAVNMEPGSGVTIMGYAGITGATDVAAHSIPIFHAGSIQQITNNIKGKSCPTLINTGNAVPVPSAPATKTLPRGTAFKLTGTATDANAGDVLSYCWEQVDDATTVGAAASYPTETKTNGANFRSFMPKNNGTRYFPRLEDHVKNGVTGNQWEIIPNNPSANRTLNFRMTVRDNKPGGGNNESVNTAVTFDRTKGPFLITSQNTAGISYTQGSTQTITWSVNNTNTMTGASNVNIKLSTDGGQTFPIVLAGNTPNDGNQVITIPNVSAPYCRILIEPTGNDFYAINTNDFAIGYTVTTNTTCNQYSFTPNLAIPDGQASGGYGTVVGFNANIPMTGTISDVNILDLNLTHTYMSDITLILNHPDGTQLLYIDDVCSNRNGFNNTDLDSQATNTINCGTNTNSVIGAGPFQPSSSFNIFNGKQANGTWQFLAADYFQGDTGTLNSLVLEVCTSDTTITEAPNACGVITTTWNGSTWSNGVPLKNVVAIFNGNYSSTADLEACSVVVNSGFNVVFNPGHTLIVGNEVTVNGTGTLTIENNAALRQINDQAVNVGNITVKRNSTPMIRLDYTAWSSPVSGQNLKAFSPNTLDNRFYEYLYTGTTTPTAYQSVANVASTNFAKAKGYMIRAANDWPATPATFNGQFYGVPHNGNASISLGIGYNLLGNPYASPISADRFLRDNETIVGALYFWTHQAAAVGGVYPVNNYASYTTLGGTAAAAGGPVPNGTIQTGQGFYVRAYDFGSALFSNNQRVNASVSTQFYRTSNEEEPVVEKHRVWLNLNDSNVSYSQTLIGYMDGASAGFDNIIDARILDDSKTMLYSISNDDKLVIQGKGMPFTNDDVVPLGLKVLAPGSYTISLENLDGLFVDQNVYLKDNFTNTIHDIKQSAYSFTTQDGTFENRFSVVYNNSVLGNDDFINENVLTVYSNQNGIVINTTEKISEVVVFDVLGRKLHYQNGLDNSEVVISKIVKSNQALLVKTTLSNGQVITKKIIF, encoded by the coding sequence ATGAAAAGAAGAATACTTATTTTTTCATTTTTACTTATTAATCTTTTAGCTTCTGCTCAAAAAAGCGGAGCTTGGAAAGAAGTTGAAAATTCTTTTGAATTTACTCAAACAAAACTTAGAAGAGAAGTTTTACCAGTGCAATATAAATTGTACTCGTTCGATTATGAAAAGTTTAAAGCGCAATTAGTAAATGTTCCTGTTAGGGAAGAGTTTACTGGTGTTTCAAATGTTGTAGTTTCTTTTCCTATGCCAAATGGTGCAATAGAAGAATTTAGAATTATTGAAGCATCTACATTTGAAAAAAGTCTACAAAATCAATTTCCTGAAATTAGATCATTTGCAGGACAAGGAGTTACAAATCCTTCAAATGTGATTCGTTTCAGTGTTTCGCCTTATAATGGTGTAAGTGCTTTAATTCGTTCTGGTTCAGAAGGAACAACGTTTATAATTGATCCAATTTCTATGGATTACAAAACAGTTATTGTTTTTGATCGTGTTCATACTAAGAAGAGTGGGGATTTTATATGTACAACTGAAGATGCTGTTCAGCAATTTGGACAAGTGTTTGATAGAAATGCAGATAATAATACTGTTTTAAATGCAGATGATAGTACACTAAGAAGATTTAGAATGGCTCAGTCATGTACTGGTGAGTATGCTAATTATTTTGGAGCTACTAGTGCGGCTCAAGTAAATTTAGTTTTGGCTGCATTTAACGCAACTTATACTAGGGTTAATGCTATTTTTGAAATGGATTTCAATGCAACGATGGTTTTGATTGCTAATACTACGAATGTGATTTATTACAATCCAAGTACTGATCCTTATTCGGCTTCAACAAATATGGATCCATGGAATTTGCAATTAATGAATACGTTAAGTTCTGAAATAGGTAATGCAAATTTTGACATTGGTCATTTGTTTGGTGCATCAGGTGGTGGTGGAAATGCTGGATGTATAGGGTGTGTATGTAGTAATGATCAAACTACAACAACATATGCTGGGGATCCGCAGGTGTATCCTGTTGCGTATAAAGGTAGTGGGTATACTTCTCCTGCAAATGGAATTCCTATGGGTGATGATTTTGATGTTGATTATGTAGCACACGAAATTGGTCATCAGTTGGGAGGTAATCATACTTTTTCGATGAGTACTGAAAACAACGCGGTTAACATGGAGCCTGGTTCTGGGGTAACTATTATGGGTTATGCAGGTATCACTGGCGCTACAGATGTTGCAGCACATTCAATTCCTATTTTTCATGCTGGTTCTATTCAACAGATTACAAATAATATTAAAGGGAAAAGTTGTCCTACTTTGATAAATACTGGTAACGCGGTTCCGGTACCTTCAGCACCAGCGACTAAAACTTTGCCTCGAGGTACTGCATTTAAATTAACTGGTACGGCAACTGATGCAAATGCTGGAGATGTGTTGTCATATTGTTGGGAACAAGTCGATGATGCTACAACAGTTGGAGCTGCAGCATCATATCCTACTGAAACTAAAACTAATGGGGCAAACTTTCGCTCTTTTATGCCAAAAAATAATGGAACAAGATATTTTCCTAGATTAGAAGATCATGTAAAGAATGGTGTTACAGGAAATCAGTGGGAAATAATACCAAATAATCCAAGTGCAAATAGAACTTTAAATTTTAGAATGACAGTTCGTGATAATAAACCAGGTGGTGGGAACAATGAAAGCGTAAACACAGCGGTTACTTTCGATAGAACAAAAGGGCCATTTTTAATTACTTCTCAAAACACTGCAGGAATTAGTTATACTCAAGGTTCTACACAAACGATTACATGGTCAGTTAATAATACTAACACAATGACTGGCGCCTCAAATGTTAATATTAAGCTTTCCACAGATGGAGGACAAACTTTTCCAATTGTATTAGCTGGAAACACGCCAAATGATGGGAATCAAGTGATTACAATCCCTAATGTTTCTGCGCCATATTGTAGGATTTTGATTGAACCTACAGGAAACGATTTTTATGCAATTAATACAAATGATTTTGCAATTGGCTATACAGTTACTACAAATACTACATGTAACCAATATTCATTTACTCCAAATTTAGCAATTCCTGATGGTCAAGCAAGCGGTGGTTATGGAACGGTTGTTGGTTTTAATGCAAATATTCCAATGACAGGTACTATTTCAGATGTAAATATTTTAGATTTAAATTTGACTCATACTTATATGTCAGACATTACTTTGATTTTAAATCATCCTGATGGAACTCAATTATTATATATAGATGATGTTTGTTCGAATAGAAATGGTTTTAATAATACTGATTTAGACTCACAAGCAACAAACACTATAAATTGTGGTACAAATACAAATAGTGTAATTGGAGCAGGACCATTTCAACCTTCATCTTCTTTTAATATTTTTAATGGGAAACAAGCAAATGGAACTTGGCAATTTTTAGCTGCTGATTATTTTCAAGGTGATACAGGAACATTAAATTCTCTAGTTTTAGAAGTATGTACTAGTGATACAACTATTACAGAAGCTCCAAATGCTTGTGGGGTGATTACTACTACGTGGAATGGTTCTACTTGGTCAAACGGAGTTCCATTGAAAAATGTTGTGGCTATTTTCAATGGAAATTATTCATCAACTGCTGATTTAGAAGCATGTTCTGTTGTGGTTAATTCAGGATTTAATGTAGTATTTAATCCGGGTCATACATTAATTGTTGGGAATGAAGTTACGGTAAATGGGACAGGTACTTTAACAATTGAAAATAATGCAGCTTTACGCCAAATTAATGATCAAGCTGTTAACGTTGGAAATATTACCGTAAAAAGAAATTCAACTCCAATGATAAGATTGGATTATACAGCTTGGTCTTCTCCGGTTTCAGGACAAAATTTAAAAGCTTTTTCACCAAATACATTGGATAATAGATTTTATGAATATCTATATACAGGTACAACAACACCGACTGCTTATCAATCAGTTGCAAATGTTGCTAGTACAAACTTTGCAAAAGCTAAAGGTTATATGATTAGAGCGGCAAATGATTGGCCTGCAACACCTGCAACGTTTAATGGTCAGTTCTATGGAGTACCTCATAATGGAAATGCTTCTATCAGTTTAGGTATTGGCTATAATTTATTAGGAAATCCTTATGCGTCTCCAATTAGTGCTGATAGATTTTTAAGAGATAATGAAACAATTGTTGGAGCTCTGTATTTCTGGACACACCAAGCCGCAGCTGTGGGTGGTGTATATCCTGTTAATAATTATGCAAGTTATACAACATTAGGAGGAACTGCGGCAGCTGCTGGCGGACCTGTTCCTAATGGTACAATTCAAACAGGTCAAGGTTTCTATGTTAGAGCATATGATTTTGGTTCTGCATTATTTTCTAATAATCAACGTGTTAATGCTTCTGTTTCAACACAATTTTATAGAACATCAAACGAAGAAGAACCTGTTGTTGAAAAACATAGAGTTTGGTTAAATTTAAATGATTCGAATGTTTCGTATAGTCAAACTTTAATTGGATATATGGATGGTGCTTCAGCTGGTTTTGATAATATAATTGATGCTAGAATTTTAGATGATTCTAAAACAATGTTGTATTCGATTTCTAATGACGATAAATTAGTAATTCAAGGTAAAGGAATGCCATTCACTAATGATGATGTTGTTCCATTAGGATTAAAAGTTTTAGCTCCTGGATCATATACAATTTCACTTGAAAATCTTGACGGATTATTTGTAGACCAAAATGTTTATTTAAAAGATAATTTTACAAATACTATTCATGATATTAAACAGAGTGCTTATTCTTTTACTACTCAAGATGGTACATTTGAAAATCGTTTTTCAGTTGTTTATAATAATTCGGTTTTAGGTAATGATGATTTTATTAATGAAAATGTCTTGACAGTTTATTCCAATCAAAATGGTATTGTAATTAATACAACAGAAAAAATTTCTGAAGTTGTAGTTTTTGATGTTTTAGGAAGAAAACTACATTATCAAAATGGCTTAGATAACTCTGAAGTTGTCATTTCTAAAATAGTTAAATCAAATCAAGCATTATTAGTTAAAACAACACTTTCAAACGGTCAAGTAATTACTAAAAAGATTATTTTTTAA
- a CDS encoding dipeptidase: MDNIKHYVQENKERFLNELIELLKIPSVSADSAYAHDVVLTAEAVKASLEKAGCDFVELCETPGYPIVYGEKIIDRNLPTVLVYGHYDVQPPDPMDLWTSPPFEPVIKATEIHPEGAIFARGACDDKGQMYMHVKAFEYMIQNNCLPCNVKFMIEGEEEVGSKSLGWFVERNQEKLANDVILISDTGMISNQQPSITTGLRGLSYVEVEVTGPNRDLHSGLYGGAVANPINVLTKMIASLHDENNHITIPGFYDKVEELSAEERAEMAKAPFSLEKYKQALDIDDIYGETGYVTNERNSIRPTLDVNGIWGGYTGEGAKTVITSKAYAKISMRLVPNQDWEEITELFKNHFESIAPKAVKVKVTPHHGGQGYVTPIDSIGYQAANKAYTETFGVPAIPVRSGGSIPIVALFEKELKSKTILMGFGLDSDAIHSPNEHFGVFNYLKGIETIPLFYKYFTEMSK; this comes from the coding sequence ATGGACAATATAAAACATTACGTTCAGGAAAATAAAGAACGTTTTTTAAACGAGTTAATAGAACTTTTAAAAATTCCTTCTGTAAGTGCAGATAGTGCTTATGCACATGATGTGGTATTAACTGCTGAAGCGGTTAAAGCAAGTTTAGAAAAAGCAGGGTGTGATTTTGTAGAACTTTGCGAAACTCCAGGATATCCAATTGTTTATGGAGAAAAAATCATCGATAGAAATTTACCTACAGTTTTAGTTTACGGACATTATGATGTGCAACCACCAGATCCAATGGATTTATGGACTTCACCACCTTTTGAGCCTGTAATTAAAGCAACTGAAATTCATCCGGAAGGAGCAATTTTTGCTCGTGGTGCTTGTGATGATAAAGGACAAATGTACATGCATGTAAAAGCATTTGAATATATGATTCAAAACAATTGCTTACCATGTAATGTGAAATTCATGATTGAAGGAGAAGAAGAAGTTGGTTCTAAAAGCTTAGGTTGGTTCGTAGAAAGAAATCAAGAAAAATTAGCAAATGATGTTATTTTAATTTCTGATACTGGAATGATTTCTAATCAGCAACCATCAATTACAACTGGTTTGCGCGGTTTAAGTTATGTAGAAGTTGAAGTAACTGGGCCAAATCGCGATTTACACTCTGGTTTGTATGGTGGAGCAGTAGCAAACCCAATTAATGTATTAACAAAAATGATTGCTTCACTTCACGATGAAAACAATCATATTACTATTCCAGGATTTTACGATAAAGTAGAGGAGTTATCTGCAGAAGAAAGAGCAGAAATGGCAAAGGCACCATTCTCTTTAGAAAAATACAAACAAGCTTTAGATATAGATGATATTTATGGCGAAACTGGTTATGTAACCAACGAAAGAAATTCTATTCGTCCAACTTTAGATGTAAACGGAATTTGGGGTGGCTATACAGGTGAAGGAGCAAAAACAGTTATCACAAGTAAAGCATATGCTAAAATTTCGATGCGTTTAGTTCCTAATCAAGATTGGGAAGAAATCACAGAGTTATTCAAAAATCATTTTGAAAGTATTGCGCCAAAAGCTGTAAAAGTAAAAGTAACGCCTCATCATGGTGGACAAGGTTATGTTACACCAATTGATAGCATTGGATACCAAGCAGCTAATAAAGCCTATACAGAAACTTTTGGTGTGCCTGCAATTCCAGTTCGTTCTGGCGGAAGTATTCCAATTGTAGCTTTATTCGAGAAGGAATTAAAGAGTAAAACTATTTTAATGGGATTTGGGTTGGATAGCGATGCAATTCACTCTCCAAACGAACATTTTGGGGTTTTCAATTATTTAAAAGGAATTGAAACTATTCCATTATTCTACAAGTATTTTACTGAAATGAGCAAATAA